DNA from Dasypus novemcinctus isolate mDasNov1 chromosome 19, mDasNov1.1.hap2, whole genome shotgun sequence:
TGCAATAAGCGATATAATAGAGTCTACATTACAGTTCATCATATTACTTCAACAATTTTCAAAAGTCTTTATTTAGAGGATACTGCACAATAAAATTATAGAATTATTAATGAAGTGATTTGACATTTGCCAATATGTATATAATTTGAAAAACAATGTAGAAGTCCCCTCAATATTAAATTCCATATACTGGAAAAAATTGCCACTGTATTGTCAAAAAATAAGTATAGTTAAAGGTACAAATCTGTTGAAATTTCattacaaatatatgaaaaagcatctcttataaatataacttattctttaataaactatttacataaaatttttctCAGTGCCATTATGACATCCTGGTTCCTTAAACTGTATATCATAGGATTAAACATGGGTGTCACAATAGTATAGAAAAGAGAGAGCATTTTATCAGTTCCTGATGAGTGACTTGTTTTGGGTCTTAGATATGTAACCATTCCTGTTCCATAGAATAACATGACAACCATAAGATGAGATGAGCAGGTGGAGAAGGCTTTGGCTCGATTTCTAGTTGAACATAATTTGAAAATTGTGTATATGATTTTGGTGTAGGAGAAAAGTATTAGCAGAAATGGAACTGTGACGAATAGAACAGCAACTATGTAGACCAACATTTCATTCACAAAGATGTCTCCACAGGCCTGTTTGAGTATTGGAGGAATATCACAGAAGAAATGGTTGATTTGACTAGATCcgcaaaaagacagagagaaaatctgGCAGGTTTGCCCAATCTGGATGGGAATTCCACTGATCCATGAGCCAGCCACCAGCTGGATACACACCTTTTGGTTCATGACTAAAGGATAGCGCAGTGGGTTGCAAAtagccacatagcggtcataggccatcactgcCAGAAGGAGGCACTCTGTGGCTCCCAACATAAGGACAAAGCACATTTGTGTAGCACAGGCAGTTAAAGAAATTCTTCTTCTCTGGGTTCCAAGATTTATAAGCAGTCTGGGAATAGTAACTGATACATAGCAGAtttccaagaaggaaaaattgccaaggaaaaaatacatgggggtCTGGAGAGTAGTATCCAGTTTTGTTATCATAAATATGGTGCCATTGCCCATCACTATAACAATATAGATGACCAAGAATAATCCAAATAGAAACCACTGGAGATGGGGAATATCAGCAAAGTCCAAAAGAACAAATTCATTCAACTCAGTTAGATTTTCCTCTGATAATTTTTCTTGGTGTTTCATCTGTAGAATAAATAAACTCAGTGTGAGCATTTCCCTTTAACTTCCTAGACTTCACTGCCTGTTCTCCAAGTTGTATCTGGGTTCAAGCACAGACATTGCAACCATTTGAAAC
Protein-coding regions in this window:
- the LOC105746388 gene encoding olfactory receptor 10AG1-like gives rise to the protein MKHQEKLSEENLTELNEFVLLDFADIPHLQWFLFGLFLVIYIVIVMGNGTIFMITKLDTTLQTPMYFFLGNFSFLEICYVSVTIPRLLINLGTQRRRISLTACATQMCFVLMLGATECLLLAVMAYDRYVAICNPLRYPLVMNQKVCIQLVAGSWISGIPIQIGQTCQIFSLSFCGSSQINHFFCDIPPILKQACGDIFVNEMLVYIVAVLFVTVPFLLILFSYTKIIYTIFKLCSTRNRAKAFSTCSSHLMVVMLFYGTGMVTYLRPKTSHSSGTDKMLSLFYTIVTPMFNPMIYSLRNQDVIMALRKILCK